In Pleurocapsa sp. PCC 7319, the following are encoded in one genomic region:
- a CDS encoding DUF3038 domain-containing protein, producing the protein MSQSASLESDFPAPAESQASILSTLPDISLPSKGCSPHTQLQIDLLLLALEALELGASEHMLAMARQLGIEEIIKHRVNLWRLRCSNPWRRSYTRDYLSLNQAKALVIIAAYRAKELMVIIRQLLLAEQQMREKNLPIDNHFRLSEYLERFRAHFRSRMNSRRAKVSAYIASEEQLNELALSLLNKLLFCTGTRGMQRVWFSLFDGEVA; encoded by the coding sequence ATGAGCCAATCTGCAAGTTTAGAATCTGATTTTCCTGCTCCTGCGGAAAGCCAAGCATCAATTTTAAGCACTTTACCAGACATATCTCTTCCCTCTAAGGGTTGTTCCCCCCATACTCAATTACAAATCGATTTACTTTTATTAGCTCTCGAAGCTCTCGAATTAGGAGCATCAGAGCATATGTTGGCGATGGCAAGACAGTTGGGAATAGAAGAAATTATTAAACATCGTGTCAATCTTTGGCGTTTGCGCTGTAGTAATCCTTGGCGACGTTCTTACACTAGAGATTATTTGAGCTTAAACCAAGCCAAAGCATTAGTAATTATTGCTGCTTACCGAGCTAAAGAGCTGATGGTAATAATTAGACAATTACTGTTGGCAGAACAACAGATGCGAGAGAAAAATTTGCCGATCGACAATCATTTTCGTCTCTCAGAATATTTAGAAAGATTTCGCGCCCATTTCCGTAGCCGTATGAACTCTCGCCGTGCTAAAGTATCAGCCTACATAGCCTCAGAAGAACAATTGAACGAATTAGCTTTATCGTTGTTAAATAAGCTGTTGTTTTGTACAGGAACCAGAGGAATGCAGAGGGTGTGGTTTAGTTTGTTCGATGGAGAAGTGGCATAA
- a CDS encoding MOSC domain-containing protein codes for MNGIVTAVSRRATHAFSKSNQDSIKLLAGLGVEGDAHSGRTVKHRSRVAKDPNQPNLRQVHLIHAELHDELKAVGFNILAGQMGENITTRGINLLELPTDTLLHLGNDAVIQVTGLRNPCTQLDRFQPGLMAAVLDKDEQGNIIRKAGIMGIVLASGVVNTGDQINIEFPPKPYRSLERV; via the coding sequence ATGAATGGAATAGTGACCGCCGTAAGTCGCAGAGCAACCCATGCATTTAGTAAATCAAATCAGGATAGTATCAAGTTATTAGCAGGATTAGGTGTTGAAGGCGATGCTCATTCTGGAAGAACCGTTAAACATCGCTCCAGAGTAGCAAAAGACCCTAATCAACCTAACTTAAGACAAGTGCATTTAATTCATGCTGAATTACACGATGAGTTAAAGGCTGTCGGGTTTAACATCTTAGCCGGTCAAATGGGAGAAAATATTACGACTAGGGGTATAAATCTTTTAGAATTACCTACCGACACACTGCTACATCTAGGAAATGACGCGGTTATTCAGGTAACTGGTTTACGCAATCCTTGCACTCAACTAGACCGCTTTCAACCTGGTTTAATGGCTGCGGTGTTAGATAAAGATGAACAGGGCAATATCATTCGTAAAGCTGGAATTATGGGTATTGTCTTAGCTAGTGGAGTAGTCAATACTGGAGATCAGATTAATATTGAATTTCCGCCTAAACCATATCGATCGCTTGAACGAGTTTAA
- a CDS encoding DUF177 domain-containing protein, translated as MEAIYIPHLLKASKRQAEIIVDDQIAGLNSLTPVKGTINVRHGGNFLEITSQAETIITLTCDRCLQHYNYRLAIDTSELIWLESERENVQDIPLEREVSMEDLSETLPPNGHFEPETWLFEQLSLALPLRKVCGENCPGAAQTSLDVQSQLDSRWSSLAALKEQLNGNQ; from the coding sequence ATGGAAGCGATATATATTCCCCATCTGCTGAAAGCTTCTAAGCGTCAAGCAGAAATAATTGTTGATGATCAGATCGCTGGATTGAATAGTTTGACCCCTGTAAAAGGTACCATCAATGTACGGCACGGGGGCAATTTTTTAGAGATAACATCTCAAGCAGAAACAATTATTACCCTAACTTGCGATCGCTGTCTACAACATTATAATTATCGTCTGGCGATCGACACTTCAGAATTAATTTGGCTGGAATCTGAACGAGAAAATGTACAAGATATCCCTCTTGAAAGAGAAGTGAGCATGGAAGATTTATCCGAAACTCTTCCTCCTAATGGTCATTTTGAACCAGAAACCTGGCTCTTTGAGCAGTTATCTTTGGCTCTACCACTAAGAAAAGTATGCGGCGAGAATTGTCCTGGAGCAGCTCAGACATCTCTAGATGTTCAATCTCAGCTGGACAGTCGTTGGTCTTCTTTAGCAGCCTTAAAAGAGCAATTAAATGGTAATCAGTAA
- a CDS encoding PH domain-containing protein has translation MGIKEEVFYEGGPHVGDLIFNILLAFTVICIPLTVGAIVRALWLRYRITDRRICVTGGWMGRERTDIIYSEVIKIVKVPRGIGLWGDLVVTLRDKSRLEMRAVPQFREIYDYISEKAAAKTGRPLEAIQVN, from the coding sequence ATGGGTATTAAAGAAGAAGTTTTTTACGAAGGTGGACCCCACGTCGGAGATTTAATCTTCAACATATTATTAGCGTTTACCGTAATTTGTATCCCTTTAACTGTCGGTGCGATCGTCAGAGCTTTGTGGTTACGCTATCGGATTACAGATCGTCGGATTTGTGTTACCGGTGGCTGGATGGGAAGAGAACGAACAGATATTATCTATTCCGAAGTTATCAAAATTGTCAAAGTTCCTAGAGGTATTGGTCTATGGGGAGATTTAGTAGTAACTCTAAGAGATAAAAGCCGTTTAGAAATGCGTGCAGTTCCCCAGTTTCGAGAAATTTACGACTATATTTCCGAAAAAGCAGCGGCAAAAACAGGTAGACCTCTTGAAGCAATTCAAGTTAACTAA
- a CDS encoding DUF2808 domain-containing protein, translating into MFLRKSFFKPLLTALTLATCTLGGVHTLAVAQGTPGLVIFGNRDVDILNYYLDFGGVADNRDRYRLRIPKKKLQNGATQFVISYPDYFDGKFDTDKIEVRPNGDKKKSLTLKDVIWDEDNHFVQINLAEPLKDPKKLEIVMSNVKNPEVGTYYFYAQVVPANTPPVPERVGAWVLSINP; encoded by the coding sequence ATGTTTCTTCGTAAATCATTTTTCAAACCTCTATTAACAGCATTAACTTTAGCTACCTGTACTCTGGGGGGAGTTCATACTCTGGCTGTGGCACAAGGAACACCAGGCTTAGTTATTTTTGGTAACAGAGATGTAGATATTCTTAATTACTATCTAGATTTTGGTGGTGTTGCCGACAATCGCGATCGCTATCGTCTTAGAATTCCTAAAAAGAAATTACAGAATGGAGCAACTCAGTTTGTCATCTCTTATCCAGATTATTTTGATGGCAAATTTGATACCGATAAAATTGAAGTTAGACCGAATGGAGATAAGAAAAAATCTTTAACCCTCAAAGATGTAATTTGGGACGAAGACAATCATTTTGTCCAGATAAATTTGGCAGAGCCTCTCAAAGATCCCAAAAAATTAGAGATTGTCATGTCTAATGTCAAAAATCCCGAAGTCGGTACTTACTATTTCTATGCCCAGGTTGTGCCTGCTAACACTCCACCAGTTCCCGAGAGAGTTGGAGCATGGGTTTTGAGTATCAATCCGTAG
- the yidC gene encoding membrane protein insertase YidC: protein MDFGIGFLSNNIMLPILDFFYGIVPSYGLAIIALTIVIRLAVVPLSAGQIRNMRKMKIVQPLMKERQEQIKQKYKNDPEKQREETAKVMQEFGNPLAGCFPLLLQMPILFALFATLRGSPFTDTPYDIDVQILPREQIERIAPQPFATKPKNIYIDDGVHDKIAAMLPGGNKLAVGESTKVELQTPNGKSLTTLIQEYPDNNIEPTLKITKGSERLQINDNGTIKALEPGDATIQVTVPGIAANTGFLFIEKLGRVGVTDENGNINFDILAMVLMFGIGIYINQQMSGAQGGNSGADQQQTINKITPLLFSGMFLFFPLPAGVLMYIVVANFFQTGQTWFLMREPLPENLQKILAEQEKAEAAAKRETLPFERKRSKKKEKTSG from the coding sequence ATGGATTTTGGTATCGGCTTTCTTTCAAACAATATCATGCTCCCAATCCTAGATTTTTTCTACGGGATTGTACCGAGTTATGGTTTGGCAATTATTGCTCTGACAATTGTGATTCGCCTAGCGGTTGTACCTCTCAGTGCTGGACAAATTCGCAACATGCGTAAAATGAAAATTGTTCAACCTCTGATGAAGGAACGACAGGAACAGATCAAGCAGAAATATAAGAATGACCCAGAAAAACAAAGGGAAGAGACAGCCAAAGTGATGCAAGAGTTTGGCAATCCCTTAGCAGGTTGTTTTCCCTTGCTGCTTCAAATGCCAATTTTATTTGCCCTGTTTGCTACTTTGAGGGGATCGCCATTCACAGACACGCCCTATGACATTGATGTTCAAATTTTACCTAGAGAGCAAATAGAGAGAATTGCGCCCCAGCCTTTTGCTACTAAACCTAAGAATATCTATATTGACGATGGAGTTCATGACAAAATTGCCGCAATGTTACCTGGGGGTAATAAGCTAGCAGTTGGGGAAAGTACCAAAGTAGAGTTACAAACCCCTAATGGTAAATCTTTAACTACTCTGATTCAAGAATATCCCGACAACAACATTGAACCTACTCTAAAAATTACCAAAGGCTCAGAGAGATTACAAATTAATGACAACGGTACCATTAAAGCTCTAGAGCCTGGAGATGCCACAATTCAGGTCACTGTGCCTGGTATTGCTGCTAATACAGGCTTTTTATTCATTGAGAAGCTTGGTCGAGTTGGCGTTACTGATGAAAACGGTAATATTAACTTTGATATCTTAGCTATGGTCTTGATGTTTGGTATAGGTATCTACATCAACCAGCAGATGAGTGGCGCACAAGGAGGTAATTCTGGTGCAGACCAACAGCAAACAATCAACAAAATAACACCTCTACTATTTAGTGGGATGTTCTTATTTTTCCCCTTGCCTGCCGGGGTATTGATGTATATCGTTGTCGCTAACTTCTTTCAAACTGGTCAAACTTGGTTTTTGATGCGAGAGCCTTTGCCCGAAAACTTGCAAAAAATCCTTGCTGAGCAAGAGAAAGCAGAAGCTGCTGCTAAAAGGGAAACATTGCCTTTTGAGCGCAAGCGCTCTAAAAAGAAAGAGAAAACTTCAGGTTAA
- a CDS encoding PhzF family phenazine biosynthesis protein has protein sequence MKQKIIQVDAFTNQAFKGNPAAVCVLPEAQNDQWMQLVAQEMNLSETAFLHKQDQDYSLRWFTPTTEVPLCGHATLASAHVLWTEGYASTGQSINFQTKSGLLTANYRDDWIELDFPANRSQAIPPITKLQDALGVQLKTVLYNSLGYLVEINSPEQVEQLRPNFGLLKQLPISNVIVTSLAADNSEYDFVSRFFAPGLGIDEDPVTGAAHCCLAPYWRDRLQQDSFLAYQASLRGGVVKINYDGGDRVFLQGQAVTVMHGELLSVTSDS, from the coding sequence ATGAAACAAAAAATTATTCAAGTTGATGCTTTCACTAATCAAGCTTTTAAAGGAAATCCTGCGGCTGTGTGTGTGTTACCTGAGGCTCAGAATGATCAATGGATGCAGTTAGTAGCTCAGGAGATGAATCTTTCGGAAACAGCTTTTTTGCATAAACAAGACCAAGATTATAGTTTACGTTGGTTTACTCCAACTACAGAAGTACCACTGTGTGGTCATGCAACTTTAGCTAGTGCCCACGTATTATGGACAGAAGGATATGCTTCAACTGGTCAGTCGATTAACTTTCAGACTAAAAGCGGGTTACTGACTGCTAACTATCGCGATGACTGGATTGAGCTAGATTTCCCGGCTAATCGCTCTCAAGCTATCCCGCCCATAACTAAACTGCAAGATGCTTTGGGAGTACAGTTAAAGACTGTTTTATACAATTCTTTGGGTTATTTAGTCGAAATAAATTCTCCAGAACAGGTAGAACAGTTACGGCCGAATTTTGGCTTATTGAAGCAGCTACCTATATCCAATGTCATTGTCACTAGCTTGGCGGCAGATAACTCAGAATATGATTTTGTATCCAGGTTTTTCGCTCCTGGTTTAGGCATAGATGAAGACCCAGTTACAGGAGCAGCTCATTGCTGTCTTGCTCCTTATTGGCGCGATCGCTTGCAGCAAGATAGTTTCTTAGCTTATCAAGCTTCTCTTCGTGGTGGGGTAGTCAAAATTAATTACGATGGAGGCGATCGCGTTTTTCTCCAAGGACAGGCTGTAACCGTAATGCACGGAGAACTTCTTTCAGTGACCAGTGACAGTTAA
- the rpmH gene encoding 50S ribosomal protein L34: MTQRTLGGTNRKQKRKSGFRARMRTSNGKRVIQARRKKGRHRLAV, translated from the coding sequence GTGACTCAGCGTACTTTGGGCGGAACCAACCGCAAACAAAAAAGAAAGTCTGGTTTTCGCGCTCGTATGCGAACCAGCAATGGCAAAAGAGTGATCCAGGCTCGCCGTAAAAAAGGTCGCCATCGCTTGGCAGTCTAA
- the rnpA gene encoding ribonuclease P protein component, translated as MGLPKAHRLRNRQDYRAVYDQGIRRYSPHLTLVALFSQAQANLVSNSETMIGISISKKVSKKAVVRNRIKRQIKSVIRAKLTKMAPGWKIVIVVKPKAVECKYEHYLRELEELLKQATIINGY; from the coding sequence ATGGGATTGCCAAAAGCCCATCGGCTCAGAAATCGGCAAGACTACAGGGCTGTCTACGACCAAGGTATCCGTCGTTACAGTCCTCACCTAACCTTAGTGGCACTTTTTTCCCAGGCACAAGCTAACTTAGTTTCTAATTCAGAAACGATGATTGGCATCTCTATTAGTAAAAAAGTCAGTAAAAAAGCTGTGGTTCGCAACCGTATTAAAAGGCAAATTAAAAGTGTAATTAGAGCTAAGTTGACCAAGATGGCCCCTGGTTGGAAAATAGTAATTGTCGTTAAACCCAAAGCAGTTGAATGCAAATATGAACATTATTTGCGAGAATTAGAAGAGTTATTAAAACAAGCAACAATAATCAATGGGTATTAA
- a CDS encoding R3H domain-containing nucleic acid-binding protein: protein MESQLQFGKQWLEQLLNFMGLAAKVTTEGFEKVTIESDSHWLNIDISGYTPEQRQQLIGIKGESIDAIQYLANTIINLNRDPEAQNSFVVELDGYRVQRNQELAALTQEATDQVRETSQEVEIPGLSSAERKQIHYLLQNVEDLTTESRGQEPHRKLIVKLRNSDS, encoded by the coding sequence GTGGAAAGTCAACTTCAGTTTGGTAAACAGTGGCTAGAGCAGCTATTAAACTTTATGGGTTTAGCTGCTAAAGTAACCACAGAGGGATTTGAGAAAGTAACTATTGAATCTGATTCTCACTGGTTAAATATAGATATTAGTGGTTACACACCAGAGCAGAGACAGCAACTAATTGGTATTAAGGGAGAAAGTATTGATGCTATTCAATACCTCGCCAATACCATCATCAATTTGAATCGGGATCCAGAAGCCCAAAACTCTTTTGTAGTTGAATTAGATGGTTACAGAGTCCAGCGTAATCAAGAATTAGCAGCCCTAACTCAAGAAGCAACTGATCAGGTTAGAGAAACCAGCCAGGAAGTTGAAATACCAGGTTTATCCTCAGCAGAAAGAAAACAAATTCATTACTTGTTACAGAATGTTGAAGATTTAACAACTGAAAGTAGGGGTCAAGAGCCACACAGAAAATTAATTGTTAAGCTCAGAAACTCAGACTCTTAG
- a CDS encoding DUF4335 domain-containing protein gives MNIKRQYSLPNCNLVLEGLEDADTESVAILDGHPPMSILINAECNFLNSNQKLSGGSVFLENLSQAVSKYAQGFLSGLSQPNQETTNYPQITLEKVIEQNLHRLTLEPEPGSEEQKIEVNLTTVELFDLVDAIDQFYGDRHTLPNMTLELRPISKRYRKPEQPLTERLTPVVLGFSSLAVMAGALFMIPPPEMREPKPASTDNTTETTPSTDPKELPSSEAEPIPTN, from the coding sequence ATGAATATTAAGCGACAATACAGTTTGCCAAACTGTAATTTGGTGTTGGAAGGGCTCGAAGATGCAGATACTGAAAGCGTTGCTATTTTAGATGGACATCCCCCCATGTCTATCTTGATTAATGCTGAGTGTAATTTTCTTAATTCCAACCAAAAACTTAGTGGTGGCAGCGTTTTCTTAGAAAACTTATCTCAAGCGGTAAGTAAGTATGCTCAAGGATTTTTGAGTGGTTTGTCTCAACCCAACCAAGAAACGACAAACTATCCTCAAATTACACTGGAAAAAGTTATCGAACAAAATCTGCATCGTCTAACTCTTGAGCCTGAACCAGGTAGTGAGGAACAAAAGATTGAGGTCAATTTAACCACAGTCGAGTTATTCGATTTAGTAGATGCGATTGATCAGTTTTATGGCGATCGCCATACTCTGCCCAATATGACTCTAGAATTACGACCAATTAGCAAGCGCTACCGTAAACCCGAACAACCTCTAACAGAGAGACTAACTCCCGTAGTGCTGGGATTTAGTAGTTTAGCAGTGATGGCTGGAGCTTTGTTTATGATTCCTCCCCCAGAAATGCGTGAACCTAAGCCGGCATCCACAGATAATACGACCGAAACTACTCCAAGTACGGACCCCAAAGAGCTTCCATCTTCAGAGGCAGAACCTATTCCCACTAATTGA
- a CDS encoding M28 family peptidase: protein MENQQQINVNLKQRLYDHLTQIVRERDPYVASGGHFLVREYIRESLSQWGKVDNHEFEVNGKTYQNLILNLDSDQTSNLPPILIGAHYDAVPGTPGADDNATGVAVLLELAAVFTTSPLKYPVRLVAFDLEEYGLLGSTAYAQQLKQNKEKLRLMLSLEMLGYCDNAADSQSYPKILKPFYGDRGNFIALVGNLKAFPDLMRMSRQMKQTGTPCEILPDPSSGKLVPITGFSDHRPFWQQNYRAIMVTDTAMLRNPHYHQASDTIDTLDLDFLTNVCQSLVAALKKIN from the coding sequence ATGGAAAACCAACAACAAATAAATGTCAATTTGAAACAAAGGCTTTACGATCATCTGACTCAAATTGTACGAGAGCGAGATCCCTATGTTGCTTCTGGAGGACATTTTTTGGTTAGGGAATATATCCGCGAGTCTTTATCTCAGTGGGGAAAAGTGGACAATCATGAATTTGAAGTTAATGGTAAAACTTATCAAAATCTAATCCTCAATCTTGATTCCGATCAAACATCCAACTTACCTCCGATCTTAATTGGCGCACATTACGATGCTGTACCTGGGACTCCTGGGGCAGATGATAATGCAACGGGAGTAGCGGTTCTATTAGAGTTAGCAGCAGTTTTTACTACTAGTCCGCTAAAATATCCCGTTAGGCTAGTAGCATTTGATTTGGAAGAATATGGTTTATTAGGTAGTACTGCCTATGCTCAACAGCTTAAGCAAAATAAAGAAAAGTTAAGACTGATGTTGTCCCTAGAAATGTTGGGATATTGCGATAATGCTGCTGATTCTCAGTCTTATCCTAAGATATTAAAACCCTTTTATGGCGATCGCGGTAACTTTATTGCTTTAGTAGGTAATTTAAAAGCCTTTCCTGATTTAATGCGTATGAGTCGCCAAATGAAACAAACTGGCACTCCCTGCGAAATATTACCAGATCCTAGTAGTGGCAAACTGGTTCCCATCACTGGATTTAGCGATCATCGTCCTTTTTGGCAACAAAATTACCGTGCCATCATGGTGACAGACACGGCAATGTTGCGTAATCCTCATTATCATCAGGCTAGCGATACAATCGACACTCTGGACTTAGATTTTTTAACTAATGTTTGTCAGAGTTTGGTCGCAGCTTTAAAGAAAATTAATTAG
- a CDS encoding adenine phosphoribosyltransferase: MELKSLIRDIPDFPQPGIIFRDITTLLNNAEGLRYTIEQLTHKCQAADLVPDYVVGMESRGFIFATPLAYQLQAGFVPVRKSGKLPASVHSVAYELEYGTDQLEIHQDAIASGAKVLIVDDLLATGGTAKATAQLLGQVEAEVIGCAFVIELTTLAGREQLPDIPIINLVEY; this comes from the coding sequence ATGGAACTCAAATCTTTAATTCGCGATATTCCCGATTTTCCCCAACCAGGAATTATTTTTCGGGACATAACCACTTTGCTGAATAATGCTGAAGGATTGCGCTACACCATCGAGCAACTGACTCATAAATGTCAGGCGGCAGATTTGGTTCCCGACTATGTAGTGGGCATGGAATCACGGGGCTTTATTTTTGCCACCCCGTTAGCTTATCAACTCCAAGCTGGTTTTGTCCCTGTACGTAAATCAGGTAAACTACCCGCTTCTGTTCATTCCGTTGCCTACGAACTAGAATATGGTACCGATCAGTTAGAAATTCATCAAGACGCGATCGCATCTGGGGCGAAAGTCTTAATTGTCGATGATTTGTTGGCTACTGGAGGGACAGCTAAAGCCACAGCTCAGCTTCTAGGACAAGTAGAAGCCGAAGTTATTGGCTGTGCTTTTGTGATTGAATTGACGACCTTAGCGGGAAGAGAACAATTACCTGACATACCAATTATTAATTTAGTGGAGTATTAA
- the glgA gene encoding glycogen synthase GlgA, producing MYIVQIASECAPVIKAGGLGDVVYGLSRELEERGHCVELILPMYDCMRYDHIWGLHDAYRDLDVPWYGGEIKCDVFCGWVHGRLCFFIQPKSQDQFFNRGYVYGGEDDPMRFAFFSKAAMEFLLKSNKRPDIIHCHDWQTGLVPVMLYEMYQYYGMERQRVCYTIHNFRHQGNCGNDILMATGLNRPEYYFHYDRLQDNFNPFALNLMKGGIVYSNYVNTVSPHHAWEARFTDVGYGLGHTLEIHQGKFSGILNGVDYNLWNPESDSYIPSQYSLNQPQNKAKNKQALRERLLLKDCDKPLIAYIGRLDDQKGVHLVHHAIYYALNRNAQFVLLGSATSGDVNAKFWHEKHFLNDNPDVHLEIGFNEELAHLIYAGADMVVVPSNFEPCGLTQLISLKYGTVPIVRGVGGLLSTVFDRDYDLDHAPEKRNGYVFYQMDNHALESAMERAIGLYYEYPKEFEQLMLQGMEYNYSWKNSASQYLSIYELIRFK from the coding sequence ATGTACATCGTGCAGATTGCCTCCGAATGCGCTCCTGTAATTAAAGCCGGCGGTTTAGGAGATGTGGTTTATGGGTTGAGTAGGGAATTAGAGGAGCGGGGTCACTGTGTCGAGCTAATTCTGCCGATGTATGACTGCATGAGATATGACCATATTTGGGGATTGCACGATGCCTATCGCGATCTAGACGTACCTTGGTATGGTGGTGAAATTAAATGTGACGTTTTTTGTGGTTGGGTACACGGAAGACTTTGTTTCTTTATTCAACCTAAGAGCCAAGATCAATTCTTTAATCGTGGATATGTCTATGGTGGTGAAGATGATCCGATGCGCTTTGCTTTCTTTAGTAAAGCGGCAATGGAGTTTTTACTCAAAAGTAATAAACGTCCTGATATCATCCATTGTCACGACTGGCAAACTGGCTTAGTTCCCGTGATGCTATACGAAATGTATCAGTACTACGGAATGGAACGTCAGAGAGTCTGCTACACAATTCACAATTTTAGACATCAAGGCAATTGTGGCAACGATATCCTGATGGCGACAGGTTTAAATCGACCTGAATACTACTTCCACTATGATCGTCTACAAGATAACTTCAATCCCTTTGCTCTAAATCTCATGAAGGGTGGGATAGTATATTCCAATTATGTTAATACTGTTTCTCCTCATCATGCATGGGAAGCTCGCTTTACGGATGTCGGTTATGGCTTGGGTCATACTCTAGAAATTCATCAAGGTAAATTTAGTGGCATTCTTAACGGTGTTGATTACAATCTGTGGAATCCTGAGTCAGATAGTTATATTCCCTCTCAGTACAGTCTTAATCAGCCTCAAAATAAAGCAAAAAACAAACAAGCTTTACGAGAACGACTACTGTTAAAGGATTGCGATAAACCCCTTATTGCTTACATCGGTCGTTTAGACGATCAAAAGGGAGTACACTTAGTTCATCATGCAATCTACTATGCTCTTAATCGTAATGCTCAATTTGTATTATTAGGTTCAGCTACTTCCGGTGATGTCAACGCTAAATTTTGGCATGAAAAGCATTTTCTCAACGATAATCCCGACGTACATCTAGAGATTGGTTTCAACGAAGAACTAGCTCACTTAATCTATGCTGGGGCTGATATGGTAGTTGTTCCCAGTAACTTTGAACCTTGCGGACTGACTCAACTGATTAGTTTAAAATACGGCACTGTACCGATTGTAAGAGGTGTTGGTGGTCTACTCAGTACCGTGTTTGACCGTGACTACGATCTAGACCATGCCCCAGAAAAGCGTAATGGCTATGTCTTCTATCAAATGGATAATCATGCTTTAGAATCAGCTATGGAAAGAGCGATCGGCTTATATTATGAGTATCCTAAGGAATTTGAGCAGCTAATGTTGCAAGGAATGGAATACAATTATTCTTGGAAAAATTCAGCTTCTCAATATCTCAGTATTTATGAGCTGATTCGGTTTAAGTAA
- a CDS encoding response regulator, with translation MIRVLVVDDLKLICEGLKAMFLSVEDISIVGFAHNGQDAIEQIIQEKPDVVLIDVLMPVMGGIEATKEITKLFPEVKVIVLSTFEDDPVIMDAIAAGAKGYLLKNMIAQDLASAIRAVNRGSSQLAPGVLDSLAKTAFNNSGSTNTVAAPEKVGTIDSSQKIKVKPQTSQVKSSKTKLAKKAKVKPEKPLFRYGDWAALVIGIVLLAKTDGMGHHLGHAGVFFLMLALIARPIRFLWDLPLKYRRTIGILAFATALGHAIYATINVLHSNWATIFLMSPKFQWGMWAGILSLAAMTPAAITSFNHFKKKLGKNWRKIHLLTVPSLALAIIHTILVGPHYFGQIQIEIIHHFRTYVMLLVGILVLLMRRRIFWSILGLSGLGKGKKIKT, from the coding sequence ATGATTCGCGTATTGGTTGTAGATGACCTAAAGCTAATTTGTGAGGGTTTGAAAGCAATGTTTTTATCTGTCGAAGATATCAGCATTGTTGGATTTGCTCACAATGGCCAAGATGCCATTGAGCAAATTATTCAAGAAAAACCAGATGTCGTCTTGATAGATGTACTGATGCCGGTTATGGGTGGCATTGAGGCTACCAAGGAGATAACCAAACTGTTTCCTGAAGTAAAGGTTATTGTTCTAAGTACCTTTGAGGATGACCCCGTAATTATGGATGCGATCGCGGCAGGGGCAAAAGGTTATCTGCTCAAAAATATGATTGCTCAAGATTTAGCTTCAGCAATTCGGGCAGTCAATCGAGGCTCTTCTCAACTAGCACCCGGGGTTCTCGATAGCCTGGCAAAAACTGCTTTTAACAATTCAGGTTCCACCAACACCGTAGCAGCTCCCGAAAAAGTTGGTACTATTGATTCTAGTCAAAAAATTAAAGTCAAACCACAAACTAGTCAAGTAAAATCGTCAAAAACTAAACTGGCTAAAAAAGCTAAAGTCAAGCCAGAAAAACCATTATTTCGATACGGTGATTGGGCGGCATTAGTTATCGGAATAGTTCTATTGGCTAAAACAGATGGTATGGGTCATCATCTCGGGCACGCAGGGGTGTTCTTTTTGATGTTGGCATTGATTGCTCGTCCGATTCGTTTCTTATGGGATCTACCTCTAAAATATCGTAGAACTATCGGTATACTTGCTTTTGCGACTGCCTTAGGTCATGCTATTTATGCTACTATTAATGTCTTGCATTCAAATTGGGCAACAATCTTCTTAATGTCACCCAAATTCCAATGGGGAATGTGGGCTGGTATTTTGTCCTTGGCGGCGATGACTCCTGCTGCCATAACTAGTTTTAATCATTTTAAAAAGAAATTAGGGAAAAACTGGCGCAAAATTCATTTACTGACTGTTCCTAGCCTGGCTTTAGCAATAATACATACGATCTTAGTAGGACCTCACTACTTTGGGCAGATTCAGATAGAAATTATTCATCACTTCCGTACTTATGTGATGTTACTTGTGGGAATATTAGTGTTACTGATGCGCAGACGAATATTTTGGTCAATATTAGGATTAAGTGGTTTGGGAAAGGGTAAAAAGATCAAGACTTAA